A stretch of the Desulforamulus ferrireducens genome encodes the following:
- a CDS encoding type III toxin-antitoxin system ToxN/AbiQ family toxin, giving the protein MSKFKFYDIDENYIDYLKTFDHQVPNIRYSKYNKFFCGIILQVGQHNYFAPVTSLTKKQRTNFLIYDKGRTVSSIRFSFMVPAVPEVVTVKDFSKLPQTYRDLLNAELKYCNQNVDKIYKKAEEVYKIGTNSNHPLFYTCCNFKLLEEKSIEYLSLIANRQVAATDENQSPS; this is encoded by the coding sequence ATGTCCAAGTTTAAATTCTACGATATTGATGAAAACTACATAGACTACTTAAAAACCTTTGACCACCAAGTGCCTAATATCCGGTACAGCAAATATAATAAATTCTTTTGCGGTATTATCCTTCAAGTAGGCCAACACAACTATTTTGCCCCGGTTACTTCCTTAACCAAAAAACAGCGCACAAATTTCTTAATCTACGATAAAGGAAGAACAGTTAGTTCAATACGCTTTAGCTTTATGGTTCCTGCAGTTCCTGAAGTGGTGACAGTAAAAGACTTTAGTAAGCTGCCACAAACCTATCGAGATTTATTGAATGCAGAACTAAAATATTGCAACCAAAATGTGGACAAGATCTATAAAAAAGCAGAGGAAGTTTATAAAATAGGAACCAACAGTAATCACCCGCTGTTTTATACGTGCTGCAACTTCAAACTATTAGAAGAAAAGAGTATTGAATATCTATCGCTAATTGCAAATAGGCAAGTAGCCGCAACAGATGAAAACCAGTCTCCTTCATAA
- the istB gene encoding IS21-like element helper ATPase IstB, with translation MNIMTMTVSHYLKELRLPAAAKALSDLLRETQDRDFNHLEFLSVLLRYELDQREENTVARRIKQARFPQVKNLETFDFSLMPSVSKTRILALTQGQYIEEKRHIIFMGNSGTGKTHLATALGLAACQQGRKVRFYQAARWVEELVTAREEHRLLKLEKEWMRDELVILDELGYIPFSKTGAELLFQFCSTRHELGSIIVTTNLDFEKWPEVFGDVRMTEALIDRLTHRADIHLMNGESYRFRETLQQRSIANTSQQLNNE, from the coding sequence ATGAACATAATGACGATGACGGTTTCCCATTATCTAAAGGAGTTAAGACTGCCGGCAGCAGCCAAGGCACTGTCCGATCTGCTGCGGGAAACACAGGACAGGGATTTTAACCACTTGGAATTTTTAAGTGTTTTACTGCGATATGAACTAGACCAGCGAGAAGAAAACACCGTAGCCCGCAGGATAAAGCAGGCACGTTTTCCACAGGTTAAAAACCTGGAAACCTTTGACTTCAGTCTGATGCCCAGTGTTAGCAAAACCCGTATATTGGCTTTAACCCAGGGCCAATACATAGAAGAAAAACGTCACATAATTTTCATGGGTAATTCCGGAACAGGAAAGACTCATTTAGCCACTGCCCTTGGCTTGGCTGCTTGTCAGCAAGGCCGCAAGGTAAGATTTTATCAAGCCGCCCGCTGGGTGGAGGAGTTAGTAACCGCCCGCGAAGAACACCGTTTACTAAAGCTGGAAAAGGAGTGGATGCGTGACGAACTGGTAATATTGGATGAACTTGGCTATATTCCATTTAGTAAAACCGGTGCTGAACTATTATTTCAGTTTTGCTCAACCAGGCATGAGCTTGGCAGCATCATTGTTACAACCAACCTGGACTTTGAAAAGTGGCCCGAGGTTTTTGGAGATGTGCGCATGACCGAGGCCTTGATTGATCGTTTAACCCACAGGGCTGATATCCATCTAATGAACGGCGAAAGCTATCGTTTTCGTGAAACCCTGCAGCAAAGATCCATAGCAAACACATCTCAACAACTTAATAATGAATAA
- a CDS encoding NAD(P)/FAD-dependent oxidoreductase, with the protein MKQYDVIVVGAGPAGIFACYELASKDPRLKVLLIDKGKDIYQRVCPILQKKLAKCPPPTEKKDFAGCLPACSITNGFGGAGAYSDGKFNITTEFGGWMTDYLSPSEVLGLIKYVDGINIKYGANSQTTDPQTPAVRAIERRGLGAGLKLLRAEVRHLGTEQNLEILKNIYEALKERIDMVFGCEVVDLLTTVEGDQQVVKGIITNKEEFLARKVVVVPGRDGSEWLSSLLRKRGLEMINNQVDVGVRVETLNAIMEEINENLYEGKFIYRTSVGTTVRTFCSNPSGYVVIENHSGVMLANGHAYKDKSLGSNNTNFALLVSHNFSYPFNKPIEYAKSISRLANDLSNGSVLVQRYGDLKKGWRSTHKRLRVGFVEPTLKEAEPGDLSLVLPYNTMKSIMEMIEALDKVTPGIASEHTLLYGVEAKFYSARPKLNNKFETEIAGLYTGGDGAGITRGLAQAGACGVAIARDIIEKLG; encoded by the coding sequence ATGAAACAGTATGATGTCATTGTAGTTGGTGCTGGTCCTGCCGGTATTTTTGCCTGCTATGAGCTTGCTAGCAAAGATCCCCGGCTGAAGGTATTGTTGATAGATAAAGGTAAAGATATTTACCAACGGGTTTGCCCCATTTTGCAAAAGAAGCTGGCGAAATGTCCGCCACCAACCGAGAAGAAGGATTTTGCCGGTTGCTTACCAGCCTGTTCCATTACCAATGGTTTTGGCGGAGCCGGAGCCTATTCTGACGGAAAGTTTAATATTACCACCGAGTTTGGTGGCTGGATGACTGATTATCTGTCACCTTCTGAGGTTTTAGGACTAATTAAATATGTGGATGGCATTAACATAAAATATGGTGCCAATTCCCAGACCACCGATCCTCAAACCCCGGCTGTCCGAGCTATCGAAAGAAGGGGTTTAGGGGCAGGTTTGAAACTGTTGCGAGCTGAAGTGCGCCATTTGGGTACCGAACAAAACCTGGAGATTTTAAAGAACATCTACGAAGCCCTTAAAGAACGTATTGATATGGTTTTTGGCTGTGAGGTTGTGGATTTGCTGACAACTGTTGAGGGTGATCAACAGGTAGTGAAGGGTATTATCACCAATAAAGAAGAGTTTTTGGCCAGGAAGGTTGTGGTGGTTCCCGGCAGAGACGGATCTGAATGGCTTTCCAGCTTACTACGGAAACGTGGCTTGGAAATGATTAATAATCAAGTGGATGTAGGGGTGCGGGTGGAAACCCTCAATGCCATTATGGAAGAGATTAATGAGAATCTGTATGAAGGGAAATTCATCTACCGTACCTCGGTGGGAACTACTGTCAGAACCTTTTGTAGCAATCCCTCCGGCTATGTGGTTATAGAAAACCACAGCGGTGTGATGTTGGCCAATGGTCATGCCTATAAGGATAAGAGTCTGGGTAGCAACAATACCAACTTTGCCCTGTTGGTATCACACAACTTCTCCTATCCCTTCAATAAACCCATTGAATATGCCAAGTCTATCTCTCGTTTGGCCAACGACCTGTCCAATGGCAGTGTATTGGTACAGCGGTACGGTGATTTGAAAAAGGGTTGGCGGTCAACCCATAAACGGTTACGGGTTGGTTTTGTGGAACCTACACTGAAGGAAGCAGAACCAGGGGATCTTAGTCTGGTACTACCCTATAATACCATGAAGAGTATCATGGAAATGATTGAAGCCTTGGATAAGGTAACACCTGGTATTGCTTCGGAGCACACCCTGCTGTATGGTGTGGAAGCAAAATTTTATTCCGCCCGGCCCAAACTAAATAATAAGTTCGAAACAGAGATAGCCGGTTTGTACACCGGTGGCGACGGAGCAGGCATTACCCGGGGCCTGGCTCAGGCCGGAGCTTGTGGTGTGGCTATTGCCAGGGACATTATAGAAAAACTAGGATAG
- a CDS encoding TerC family protein, with protein sequence MELFSAEFFSALLAIIVIDLVLAGDNAIVIGMAARNLPKEHQKGVILWGTIGAIVIRALATLAVVWLLKIPGLLLVGGLFLIWIAYKLLVEEKCHDLKAACNRMEAIRTIIVADVVMGLDNVLAVAGSAHGSFLLVVLGLIISVPIMVWGSTMIIKWMERYPVIIYIGAGVIAFTAAKMIVDEPYLTGFFAANPIVKYLLMLAVVGGVLIAGRYAKRKVVAVE encoded by the coding sequence ATGGAGCTGTTTTCCGCAGAATTTTTCTCGGCACTCCTGGCCATCATTGTTATCGACCTGGTATTAGCCGGGGATAACGCCATTGTCATTGGCATGGCCGCTAGAAACTTACCAAAGGAACATCAAAAAGGAGTTATTCTCTGGGGTACCATCGGAGCCATCGTGATCAGAGCCTTGGCCACCTTAGCGGTAGTATGGTTACTGAAAATACCCGGTCTGCTTTTGGTGGGGGGATTATTCCTCATCTGGATCGCTTATAAACTTTTGGTGGAAGAAAAGTGCCATGACCTGAAAGCCGCGTGCAATCGTATGGAAGCTATCCGTACTATTATCGTTGCTGACGTTGTGATGGGTTTGGACAATGTGTTGGCCGTGGCCGGGTCTGCCCATGGCAGCTTTCTCCTGGTTGTGCTAGGGTTAATCATTAGTGTCCCCATTATGGTTTGGGGCAGTACCATGATCATAAAATGGATGGAACGTTATCCAGTGATTATTTATATTGGCGCAGGGGTCATCGCTTTTACCGCCGCTAAAATGATTGTGGATGAACCCTATCTGACAGGCTTTTTCGCTGCCAACCCTATTGTTAAATACCTGTTAATGCTGGCAGTGGTGGGTGGTGTGCTTATTGCTGGCAGATATGCTAAGAGAAAAGTAGTGGCAGTGGAATAA
- a CDS encoding FRG domain-containing protein, which translates to MRKYEFQKIVSRFKTVKEWRFDVLCRAIDQHYGSTTNWLDITNDFEVELFFACCKFDEKMNSYIPLRTADFKKEKDTYSVLFKADSILADLLYGSTNDKSGVITIGFQPFMRCHR; encoded by the coding sequence ATGCGGAAATACGAGTTCCAAAAAATAGTTTCTAGGTTTAAGACTGTTAAAGAATGGCGCTTTGATGTTTTATGTAGAGCCATTGACCAGCATTATGGGAGCACAACAAACTGGTTGGATATAACTAATGATTTTGAAGTAGAATTATTCTTTGCTTGCTGTAAATTTGATGAGAAAATGAATAGTTACATACCTTTAAGGACAGCAGATTTCAAAAAAGAAAAAGACACATATAGTGTTCTTTTTAAAGCAGATTCAATTCTAGCTGATTTACTATACGGCAGTACCAACGACAAAAGCGGTGTAATTACAATTGGGTTTCAGCCTTTTATGAGATGTCACAGGTAG
- a CDS encoding sulfite exporter TauE/SafE family protein yields the protein MRVMYEALMSASRAHAKWEIEMSNNIVRNRKHLLILFIMMLPLIIPAIGHAANLPGFIGGKNAYGPSFYSPTMFYGSILVGVCAGLITGCIGAGGGFIITPALMSLGVKGILAVGTDQFHIFAKAIMGTVIHKKLGNVNVPLAIAFLVGSGIGVTAGGSLNRALFNANPVLSDFMISTVYVIMLGFLGVYSMIDFIKARKSGNQGDVHGEPTDMTPLAKKMQSINLAPMIKFDEDIVPGGRKISGWFVAFCGAVVGLAASIMGVGGGFLTFPMFVYGLGVSSFTTVGTDILQIIFTAGYSSIAQYAIYGYIFYTLAMGMLVGSLLGIQIGAATTKVVPGVYINGFYAVAITAGFVNRLFALPEKMVEMGYISMSTSTSSLLASIGTWIFFALVFIFAGWIIMAFIKGIPTLRAESAAAVSSEGGSH from the coding sequence ATGAGAGTAATGTATGAAGCCCTGATGAGTGCGTCCAGGGCACACGCAAAATGGGAAATAGAAATGTCCAATAACATTGTGCGTAATCGTAAGCACCTTTTGATTCTGTTTATCATGATGCTACCTTTAATTATTCCGGCCATAGGACATGCCGCCAACTTGCCTGGCTTTATTGGCGGAAAAAATGCCTACGGTCCATCCTTTTATTCACCAACCATGTTTTATGGCTCTATACTTGTGGGTGTATGTGCGGGACTTATTACCGGCTGTATTGGTGCCGGTGGTGGCTTTATTATTACCCCGGCCTTAATGAGTTTAGGAGTGAAAGGAATTCTGGCAGTGGGTACTGACCAGTTCCATATATTCGCCAAGGCCATTATGGGTACCGTAATTCATAAAAAGTTGGGTAACGTAAATGTGCCGTTGGCAATTGCCTTCCTGGTAGGTTCGGGTATAGGGGTTACCGCAGGGGGTTCCTTGAACAGGGCACTGTTTAATGCCAACCCGGTCCTGAGCGACTTTATGATTAGTACTGTGTATGTCATTATGCTAGGTTTTCTTGGCGTTTACTCCATGATTGATTTTATTAAAGCCAGAAAAAGTGGTAATCAAGGTGATGTTCATGGTGAACCCACTGACATGACTCCTCTGGCTAAAAAGATGCAAAGCATCAACCTGGCCCCCATGATCAAGTTTGACGAAGACATAGTACCTGGCGGCAGAAAGATTTCTGGTTGGTTTGTGGCTTTTTGTGGTGCCGTAGTTGGTTTAGCCGCATCCATTATGGGTGTGGGCGGTGGTTTTCTTACCTTCCCCATGTTTGTTTATGGTCTGGGTGTTTCTTCCTTTACCACCGTTGGTACCGATATCCTACAAATTATCTTTACTGCCGGTTATAGCTCCATAGCCCAATATGCTATCTATGGTTATATTTTTTACACCCTGGCTATGGGCATGCTGGTAGGCTCCCTGTTAGGTATTCAAATTGGGGCAGCCACAACCAAAGTGGTGCCTGGCGTTTATATTAATGGTTTCTATGCTGTTGCCATCACTGCAGGCTTTGTGAATAGACTTTTTGCCCTACCGGAGAAGATGGTAGAGATGGGTTATATATCCATGAGTACCTCCACCAGTTCACTGCTGGCCAGCATTGGCACATGGATTTTCTTTGCCCTGGTCTTTATCTTTGCGGGTTGGATTATCATGGCCTTTATTAAGGGCATACCCACCCTCAGGGCTGAGAGTGCAGCAGCTGTAAGTTCGGAAGGGGGTAGCCATTAA
- a CDS encoding universal stress protein produces the protein MKGQVLFITDGSPSADVAGEKAIQFAQSMKLPIQAIFILDEGWKHLLGDEWINTSSTRMKFFHWFEDGLKDHSNTVLMEFASKAREHGVAVEVAIKIGKTEKVITELTMEKETTLLVLPNPHATAPAAAAGLRFNLNKLAKKVKCPILLGPR, from the coding sequence ATGAAAGGTCAAGTACTGTTTATCACCGATGGTTCACCCTCTGCTGATGTTGCAGGGGAGAAAGCCATCCAATTTGCCCAGAGTATGAAACTCCCCATCCAAGCTATCTTTATCTTGGATGAAGGTTGGAAACATCTACTGGGAGATGAATGGATTAATACATCCTCTACCCGTATGAAGTTTTTTCATTGGTTTGAGGATGGGCTAAAAGACCACTCAAACACCGTGCTTATGGAATTTGCCTCCAAAGCCAGAGAACATGGTGTGGCAGTGGAGGTTGCCATTAAGATAGGTAAAACTGAGAAGGTCATAACAGAATTGACCATGGAAAAGGAAACCACTCTTTTGGTATTGCCAAATCCACACGCCACTGCTCCGGCAGCGGCAGCGGGGCTTAGGTTTAACTTGAATAAATTGGCTAAAAAAGTAAAGTGTCCAATCTTGCTCGGACCAAGATAA
- a CDS encoding MarR family winged helix-turn-helix transcriptional regulator: MQFSIEDSLGFIMNRTNTKLKNELLQRLKPYDVTPEQWAVLNRLWEREGLSPKELAELTSKDQPNIARILDKLEKKGLITRQTNPDDNRSFLIYLTDRGRELKDELIPLALAVLNKALRGIEQEQVKELKLLLNRIYTNLD; encoded by the coding sequence ATGCAATTTAGTATTGAAGATTCACTAGGTTTTATTATGAACCGAACCAACACAAAATTAAAAAATGAGCTGCTCCAACGCCTTAAACCCTACGACGTTACCCCGGAGCAATGGGCTGTGCTAAACCGCCTTTGGGAGAGGGAAGGGCTTTCGCCCAAGGAATTGGCTGAATTAACCTCCAAGGATCAACCCAACATTGCCCGTATATTAGACAAGCTAGAAAAGAAAGGGCTTATTACCCGTCAAACTAATCCTGATGATAACCGTTCTTTTCTAATTTATCTAACTGATAGGGGCAGGGAGCTGAAGGATGAATTAATTCCCCTGGCCTTGGCAGTCTTGAACAAAGCCCTGAGAGGTATCGAGCAGGAGCAGGTCAAGGAATTAAAGCTGTTGCTTAACAGGATTTACACCAATCTGGATTAA
- a CDS encoding YeiH family protein — protein sequence MSESISSKWVKALPGLLFMFVIALVTMGTKSFGGEWTGIEGWIKANSHFLGSVLKINHVIIVIVIGMLIRNTIGIPSWAQAGVKTSRLFIKMGVILLGSLYSLAELAKLGATSIMLIATFMFGTIIFTMWLGNKMKMHPGSSACLAAGAGVCGVSAIVAVAPAVKAKGEDIAYSIATILSFGVVCLFTFPILGHLLGLTPEQFGMWAGTGILNSGQVLAAALAFDPGTADHPSISLKVGEVYNLTRVVFLPLVVLLITIIYARMSDDKNVDTSSAKNTFFSKFPLFVLGFIATVTLTSFGAFGPTEPASADLKVIREIYGWFFSIGLTGLGLQISFAEMRKAGGTPLIVGSTAGFLKAVLSLVVVLLMFS from the coding sequence ATGAGTGAAAGCATTAGTTCAAAGTGGGTTAAAGCCCTGCCCGGTCTATTATTTATGTTTGTCATCGCCCTCGTGACCATGGGTACCAAATCCTTTGGCGGTGAATGGACTGGCATTGAAGGCTGGATTAAGGCTAATTCCCATTTTCTGGGCAGTGTTTTAAAAATTAACCACGTTATTATTGTAATAGTCATTGGTATGTTAATTAGAAATACTATTGGCATTCCTTCCTGGGCCCAGGCCGGGGTAAAAACTTCCCGTCTTTTTATTAAAATGGGTGTAATCCTGCTGGGCTCCCTATATAGCTTGGCCGAATTGGCTAAACTGGGTGCCACGTCCATCATGCTTATTGCCACCTTTATGTTTGGTACCATTATTTTCACCATGTGGTTAGGCAACAAAATGAAGATGCACCCTGGTTCCTCTGCTTGTTTGGCCGCCGGTGCGGGTGTTTGTGGTGTATCAGCTATTGTGGCGGTTGCCCCGGCGGTTAAAGCAAAGGGTGAAGACATTGCCTATTCCATTGCCACCATTCTGTCCTTTGGTGTTGTCTGCTTGTTTACCTTCCCCATTCTAGGACATTTATTGGGCTTGACCCCAGAGCAGTTTGGTATGTGGGCTGGTACCGGTATCTTAAACTCCGGTCAAGTGTTAGCTGCGGCACTGGCCTTTGATCCAGGTACTGCAGACCATCCCTCCATCAGTTTAAAGGTTGGGGAAGTATATAACTTAACCCGCGTGGTGTTCTTGCCACTGGTAGTTCTGCTAATTACCATCATTTATGCTCGGATGTCTGATGACAAGAATGTAGATACATCATCCGCAAAGAACACTTTCTTTAGCAAATTCCCCTTATTTGTACTGGGCTTCATTGCCACCGTTACTTTAACCAGCTTTGGCGCCTTCGGCCCCACCGAACCCGCCTCCGCTGATTTAAAAGTAATTCGGGAAATATATGGTTGGTTCTTCTCTATCGGTCTTACCGGTCTGGGTTTACAGATCTCCTTTGCTGAAATGAGAAAAGCCGGTGGCACACCGCTGATTGTTGGTTCAACGGCCGGTTTCCTCAAAGCAGTTCTTTCCTTAGTTGTTGTACTGCTGATGTTTTCTTAA
- a CDS encoding DUF169 domain-containing protein: MESKIVKAIQPKYSPVAVILTNEKPDSAMQFKEGRWGCVAAMLTAASKGKTAVFDRKTFGCIGGGVGLGFGNQYVNFPGGIEYFLSTGNPEFCNSEIGKNIVRNMPALEHGERYIKNPELAKKFVDNLPMTDVPTEYVVFKPLAEVAEGETPKVVVFMVNADQLSALVVLANYARETNINVIAPFGAGCHSICIIPYKEEEAANPRAVIGMTDISARKVVDKDILSFAVPYKMYLEMESNVEGSFLEEHEWIRIRERNKQG; the protein is encoded by the coding sequence ATGGAAAGTAAAATTGTTAAGGCCATTCAACCTAAGTACTCTCCGGTGGCAGTTATCCTAACCAATGAGAAACCAGACTCGGCCATGCAGTTTAAGGAAGGTCGTTGGGGTTGTGTGGCAGCCATGCTCACAGCAGCCTCAAAGGGTAAGACAGCAGTCTTTGATCGCAAAACCTTTGGTTGCATAGGCGGTGGTGTAGGCTTGGGATTTGGTAACCAGTATGTTAATTTCCCCGGCGGCATTGAATATTTCCTCTCCACGGGCAACCCTGAATTTTGCAACTCCGAAATTGGTAAAAACATCGTTAGAAATATGCCTGCTCTGGAACACGGGGAAAGATATATAAAGAATCCGGAGCTTGCCAAAAAGTTTGTTGATAACCTGCCCATGACCGATGTACCCACCGAATACGTGGTCTTTAAACCTCTGGCAGAGGTGGCTGAAGGGGAAACACCTAAGGTAGTGGTTTTTATGGTTAATGCGGATCAATTGTCCGCACTGGTGGTGCTGGCCAACTATGCCCGGGAAACCAACATTAATGTAATTGCCCCCTTTGGTGCAGGTTGCCATAGTATTTGTATTATACCTTATAAAGAGGAGGAAGCGGCAAATCCCAGGGCTGTGATCGGTATGACGGATATTTCGGCCCGTAAGGTTGTGGATAAGGATATCCTGTCCTTTGCCGTACCCTATAAAATGTACTTAGAGATGGAGTCCAATGTTGAGGGTAGTTTTTTAGAGGAGCATGAGTGGATAAGGATAAGAGAAAGAAATAAACAGGGATAA
- a CDS encoding hemolysin family protein: MISLINLFFVFLLIAITAFFVSAEFAIVKVRDSRIEQLIQSGNKKALAARTVIHNLDGYLSACQLGITLTALALGWIGKPAVADLINPVIHYLGLPTAVVEGISVMIGFAVISFLHVVVGELAPKTLAIQRAEQVTIALSPSLIVFYKIMYPAIWLLNGSARAVIKLMGLQSVSEHQQIHSEEEIRMILLKSHEGGEISQTELELARNSLHFADRVAGEIMVPRMDMACLYTNLPWEENLKIITEEKYARYPVCDGDKDRIIGYINTKDLCFSGLNDLSLLTMKDFLKQSLRKHMVVTEQTPIDQILKRMQKNRLQMAIVEDEYGGTAGLLTIEDILEEIVGEIQDEHDEERNTIEDLGNGKYSLDARIPIADFNLAFNLDLEAKGVFTLGGWFIEESHKRPELGQKLIYKNLQFSISELEDHTIRRIDMEFLG, from the coding sequence GTGATTTCGCTCATTAATTTATTTTTTGTATTCCTGCTCATTGCCATAACCGCCTTTTTTGTCTCAGCAGAATTTGCCATTGTCAAGGTTCGTGACTCACGTATTGAACAGTTAATTCAAAGCGGTAATAAGAAAGCCTTAGCCGCCAGAACAGTTATTCATAATCTGGATGGTTATCTTTCTGCCTGCCAGTTGGGCATTACCCTCACAGCCCTGGCCCTGGGCTGGATTGGCAAGCCGGCGGTGGCCGATTTAATAAATCCCGTGATACATTATCTAGGCTTGCCAACTGCAGTGGTTGAGGGCATCTCCGTGATGATCGGGTTTGCCGTCATATCCTTTTTGCATGTGGTGGTGGGGGAACTGGCTCCCAAAACCCTGGCCATCCAGCGGGCGGAACAGGTTACCATAGCCCTTTCCCCTTCACTCATTGTGTTTTATAAAATTATGTATCCGGCCATTTGGCTATTGAACGGTTCCGCCAGGGCAGTTATTAAGTTAATGGGCTTACAGTCCGTATCGGAACATCAGCAGATCCACTCAGAGGAAGAAATAAGAATGATCCTGCTGAAAAGTCATGAAGGGGGGGAAATCAGCCAAACAGAACTGGAATTAGCCCGTAATTCCCTCCATTTTGCCGACCGGGTGGCTGGCGAAATAATGGTCCCCCGTATGGATATGGCTTGTCTTTATACCAATTTACCCTGGGAGGAAAACTTAAAAATTATTACTGAGGAAAAATACGCCCGTTATCCAGTGTGTGACGGAGATAAGGATCGAATTATTGGCTACATCAATACCAAGGATTTATGCTTTAGTGGTCTAAATGATCTAAGTTTGCTCACCATGAAGGATTTTCTCAAGCAGTCCCTACGTAAACATATGGTGGTAACCGAACAAACCCCCATTGATCAAATCTTAAAAAGGATGCAAAAAAACCGTCTGCAAATGGCCATTGTGGAAGATGAATACGGCGGAACAGCTGGCCTTTTAACCATTGAGGACATATTAGAGGAAATTGTGGGCGAAATTCAGGATGAGCATGACGAAGAGCGCAATACCATTGAAGATCTGGGGAATGGCAAATACTCCTTGGACGCCCGAATACCCATTGCCGATTTTAATTTGGCCTTTAACCTGGACCTAGAGGCTAAGGGAGTATTTACCCTGGGCGGCTGGTTTATTGAAGAATCCCACAAACGGCCGGAGCTTGGCCAAAAACTTATCTATAAAAACCTACAATTTAGTATTTCTGAACTGGAAGATCACACTATTCGGCGTATTGACATGGAATTTTTAGGATGA